The following are encoded in a window of Roseimaritima ulvae genomic DNA:
- a CDS encoding fused MFS/spermidine synthase → MPAASRRLEILPFIAATLLGAFLVFQVQPVISKTVLPWFGGSPAVWTTCMLFFQMLLFGGYLYAHLLISRVPRRFQGVVHAVLLMAAVLSLPIQPGDNWKPAGDIYPVPYLLALLAVHVGLPYFVLASTGPLVQAWLARRRSDHGVYRLYAYSNIGSLTALVSYPVLVEPVLAVDHQSLLWSLLFCGFALVQGVLALWLGNVANIAAQTERDTDVPPAPPVVKPSRYRLTRWLLLPALASVALLAVTNHVCQDVAVIPFLWVLPLGLYLLSFIICFDRPAWYKPRLYAWTVLGCLAGVVGLSLTPLSHWMLIDAGLHLTLLMALCMLCHGEVARLKPHPQRLTQYYLMLSAGGAMGGLVVGLLCPLLFTGYTELAICCGVTAATAATVLLGYRCESAGSLRFDLRRVHGMRGGLVLLALLVTWLATDSRTAGVQASSRNFFGVLRVVRMDDCVAMMHGRTMHGLQTHDAPQQATTYYGSDSGVGRVLQACARMSQLDSKSSDASDRGLNVAGVGLGCGTLATYGRTGDRYEFIEINPDVIRLAQQHFDFIGQSAADVQLTVGDGRLVLEDRADGRFDVIALDAFSSDSVPAHLLTREAFTLYRSCLKPQGVLVVHVTNRHLDLPPVVHRLAADAGLASGLIASPLDMQQHTLAAQWIVVTADEHPIWKAAELRDVIRPSESQRQLGPLWTDRYHDLLSVVHFRSR, encoded by the coding sequence ATGCCCGCTGCCTCCCGCCGTTTGGAAATTCTGCCGTTTATTGCGGCCACGTTGCTGGGTGCGTTTTTGGTGTTCCAGGTTCAGCCCGTAATCAGCAAGACGGTGTTGCCCTGGTTTGGTGGCTCACCGGCGGTGTGGACGACCTGCATGCTGTTTTTCCAGATGCTGTTGTTCGGCGGTTACCTGTACGCCCACCTGTTGATCTCTCGAGTGCCCCGCCGCTTCCAGGGTGTGGTGCACGCGGTGCTGCTGATGGCGGCCGTGCTGTCGCTGCCGATCCAACCCGGCGACAACTGGAAACCCGCCGGCGACATCTACCCGGTGCCCTACCTACTGGCATTGTTGGCCGTCCACGTGGGACTGCCGTATTTCGTGTTGGCCAGCACGGGCCCCTTGGTACAAGCCTGGTTGGCACGACGCCGCAGCGACCATGGCGTGTATCGCCTGTATGCCTACAGCAACATCGGCTCGTTGACAGCCCTGGTCAGCTATCCGGTATTGGTCGAACCCGTCCTGGCGGTCGATCACCAGTCCCTGTTGTGGTCGCTGCTGTTCTGCGGATTTGCTCTGGTGCAAGGCGTGCTCGCGCTGTGGCTGGGGAACGTGGCCAACATCGCTGCGCAAACCGAACGCGATACCGACGTCCCGCCGGCCCCGCCGGTTGTCAAACCCTCACGTTACCGACTGACCCGCTGGTTGCTGTTACCAGCCTTGGCATCGGTGGCGCTGCTGGCGGTCACCAACCATGTTTGCCAAGACGTGGCCGTGATTCCCTTCTTGTGGGTGCTGCCGCTGGGGCTGTACCTATTAAGTTTCATTATCTGCTTCGACCGGCCGGCCTGGTACAAACCGCGGCTGTATGCCTGGACGGTGTTGGGCTGCCTGGCCGGCGTGGTGGGCCTTTCGCTGACGCCGCTGAGCCACTGGATGCTGATCGACGCCGGCCTGCACCTGACGCTGTTGATGGCGCTGTGCATGTTATGCCACGGCGAGGTGGCCCGCCTGAAACCCCATCCGCAGCGGCTGACGCAGTACTACCTGATGTTATCCGCTGGAGGTGCGATGGGGGGATTGGTGGTGGGCCTGTTGTGCCCCTTGCTGTTCACCGGTTACACCGAATTGGCGATCTGCTGTGGGGTCACCGCCGCGACGGCCGCCACGGTGCTATTGGGTTACCGCTGCGAGTCCGCCGGCTCTCTGCGTTTCGACCTGCGCCGCGTGCATGGCATGCGTGGCGGCTTGGTGCTGTTGGCACTGTTGGTCACATGGTTAGCAACCGACTCAAGAACGGCGGGTGTGCAGGCGTCGAGCCGCAACTTTTTTGGCGTCCTGCGAGTGGTCCGGATGGACGACTGCGTGGCCATGATGCACGGCCGTACGATGCACGGTTTGCAAACTCACGACGCTCCCCAACAAGCGACCACCTATTACGGCTCGGACAGCGGCGTCGGCCGCGTGTTGCAGGCCTGCGCCCGGATGTCACAACTCGATTCCAAATCCAGTGACGCCTCCGACCGTGGGTTAAACGTCGCCGGCGTGGGGCTGGGCTGCGGCACGCTGGCTACCTACGGCCGAACGGGGGACCGGTATGAATTCATCGAAATCAACCCGGACGTGATCCGCTTGGCACAGCAACACTTCGACTTCATCGGCCAATCCGCCGCCGACGTCCAGCTGACGGTTGGAGATGGACGTCTGGTATTAGAAGACCGTGCCGATGGACGGTTCGACGTGATTGCCCTGGACGCCTTCAGCAGCGACTCGGTGCCGGCTCATCTGCTGACCCGCGAAGCCTTTACGCTGTACCGGTCGTGTCTAAAACCGCAGGGCGTGTTAGTGGTACACGTCACCAACCGGCACCTGGACCTGCCCCCGGTGGTACATCGCCTGGCCGCCGACGCGGGTCTGGCCAGCGGTTTGATCGCCTCGCCGTTGGACATGCAGCAACACACCCTGGCCGCCCAATGGATCGTGGTTACCGCTGACGAACATCCGATCTGGAAGGCAGCGGAGTTGCGGGATGTGATCCGTCCCTCCGAGAGCCAACGCCAGCTGGGTCCGCTGTGGACCGACCGCTACCACGACTTATTGAGCGTGGTTCATTTTCGATCGCGATAA
- a CDS encoding DUF885 domain-containing protein, whose protein sequence is MNRLNAVRTFFIWLGFATVLVLQPAGAQEPSPASEQLKNLLDEVWDAELVADPLLATDAGDARGQDRLPDDSVAAIESRAAQRADFLERLQAIDREALDQSGRVDWEVLRKRLQGQLDQIRFSAHLIPITNREGFHISFPELPRTMNPKTQQDFQNYNARLADFGRYADQQMTLMRLGMEQGRTLPAVVLREVQDQIAPHVVAEPADSMLFTPYTKPRPSGISEAVWQQLKQSAKQAIADSVVPGYQRFLEFMTDSYVPACRGSIAARALPGGQAYYANRVRWYTTLDDVTPEEVHQIGLNEVQRIRKEMEAVRESVKFEGDLDAFLQFLRTDPQFYATTPEQLLRHVAYILKAADGKLPEFFGKLPRTPYGIREVPAYVAPQTTSAYYWPPSADGKRAGFYYVNTYNLSARPLYQLESLSMHEAVPGHHLQLALQTEMTDLHPIRRYSDFTAFIEGWALYCEWLGKEMGFYSDPYQEFGRLSMEAWRACRLVVDTGIHHLGWTRQQAIAFMTENTALSRHNIIAEVDRYIAWPGQALGYKMGELKIRELRRTAEQRLGSDFDVRAFHDQVLAVGSIPLPLLEQRIEAWMEGEES, encoded by the coding sequence TTGAATAGGCTCAACGCTGTACGCACCTTTTTTATCTGGCTGGGATTTGCGACCGTGCTCGTGCTGCAACCCGCTGGCGCACAGGAACCGTCGCCCGCATCGGAGCAGCTGAAAAACCTCTTGGACGAAGTTTGGGATGCAGAACTGGTCGCCGATCCGCTGTTGGCTACCGATGCCGGCGACGCGCGTGGCCAAGATCGTTTGCCAGATGACTCGGTCGCCGCGATCGAAAGCCGGGCGGCGCAGCGAGCCGATTTTCTGGAGCGTTTGCAGGCCATCGACCGCGAGGCGTTGGATCAGAGCGGCCGCGTGGATTGGGAAGTCCTCCGCAAACGTCTCCAAGGCCAGCTCGATCAAATCCGCTTCTCCGCTCATCTGATTCCGATCACCAATCGTGAAGGCTTCCACATCAGCTTTCCCGAATTGCCGCGGACGATGAATCCGAAAACCCAGCAGGATTTTCAGAACTACAACGCCCGTCTGGCGGACTTTGGTCGCTATGCGGATCAACAGATGACGCTGATGCGGTTGGGAATGGAACAGGGGCGAACGTTGCCTGCGGTGGTGCTGCGCGAAGTCCAAGACCAGATCGCGCCGCACGTGGTCGCCGAACCAGCCGATTCGATGTTGTTTACCCCGTACACCAAGCCGCGACCCAGCGGGATCAGCGAAGCCGTTTGGCAGCAGCTCAAGCAGTCCGCCAAGCAAGCGATTGCGGATAGCGTGGTGCCGGGGTATCAACGGTTCTTGGAATTCATGACCGATTCGTACGTGCCCGCTTGTCGCGGTTCGATCGCGGCGCGTGCCCTGCCCGGCGGCCAGGCTTATTACGCCAACCGCGTGCGTTGGTACACCACGCTGGACGACGTCACGCCCGAAGAAGTTCACCAGATCGGGTTGAACGAGGTCCAGCGAATTCGCAAAGAGATGGAAGCGGTGCGGGAATCCGTGAAGTTCGAAGGTGACCTGGATGCCTTTCTGCAGTTCCTTCGCACCGACCCTCAGTTCTACGCCACCACTCCGGAGCAACTGTTGCGGCACGTGGCGTATATCTTGAAAGCAGCCGATGGCAAGTTGCCCGAGTTCTTTGGCAAACTGCCGCGAACGCCGTACGGGATTCGTGAAGTCCCGGCGTACGTCGCGCCGCAGACGACCAGTGCCTATTACTGGCCGCCCAGCGCCGACGGCAAGCGGGCCGGATTTTATTACGTCAACACGTACAACCTGTCGGCGCGGCCGCTGTATCAGCTGGAATCGCTGTCGATGCACGAAGCCGTGCCTGGGCATCATCTGCAGTTGGCGCTGCAGACCGAAATGACGGACCTGCATCCCATTCGCCGCTACAGCGACTTCACGGCCTTCATCGAAGGCTGGGCGTTGTACTGCGAATGGCTGGGCAAGGAGATGGGCTTCTACAGCGATCCCTACCAGGAGTTCGGTCGGTTAAGTATGGAAGCGTGGCGAGCATGCCGGCTGGTCGTCGACACCGGCATCCATCACCTGGGCTGGACGCGGCAGCAAGCGATCGCGTTCATGACCGAAAACACCGCGCTCAGTCGTCACAATATCATCGCCGAAGTCGATCGCTACATCGCTTGGCCCGGCCAAGCGCTGGGCTACAAGATGGGCGAGCTGAAAATCCGCGAGCTCCGCCGCACCGCGGAACAACGCTTGGGCAGCGACTTCGACGTGCGCGCGTTTCACGATCAAGTATTAGCCGTCGGCAGCATCCCCCTGCCGTTGCTCGAGCAACGCATCGAAGCCTGGATGGAGGGGGAGGAGTCTTGA
- a CDS encoding four helix bundle protein, with protein MKYERFEDLPVWQLAAALGAEVFDWTEHPAFRGRGDLANQLQRATLSISNNIAEGFERGSTDELLAFLYYARGSAGEVRSMLGVLQQAASLAVLRDKATELTPRFASVSRQLRGWANSLQNSDIKGPRHLNDATRREYDIQQRRAAFLESQREFRQAHKERLERAARERAEQQSRERAEFSGEA; from the coding sequence ATGAAGTACGAACGGTTTGAGGATCTTCCGGTCTGGCAACTGGCAGCCGCACTGGGGGCGGAGGTGTTCGACTGGACGGAACATCCTGCATTTCGTGGCAGGGGCGATCTGGCGAATCAGCTGCAGCGAGCCACTTTGTCGATTTCGAATAATATCGCCGAAGGTTTTGAACGCGGGTCGACCGACGAATTGCTTGCCTTCTTGTACTACGCTCGCGGATCTGCCGGAGAAGTCCGTTCGATGCTGGGGGTGCTGCAACAGGCCGCTTCGCTAGCGGTCTTGCGCGACAAAGCGACGGAACTGACTCCGCGATTCGCATCGGTTTCCAGACAACTTCGTGGCTGGGCAAACAGTCTTCAGAACTCCGACATCAAAGGTCCCCGGCATCTCAACGATGCAACTCGCCGGGAATACGACATCCAGCAGCGGCGAGCCGCGTTTCTAGAAAGCCAACGCGAATTCCGGCAAGCTCATAAGGAACGCTTGGAGCGAGCGGCAAGGGAGCGTGCGGAACAACAAAGCCGCGAGCGAGCCGAATTCAGCGGGGAGGCTTGA